A region of the Thermoanaerobaculia bacterium genome:
TACGCGCGAGGCGAAGGCGCGATCCTCGTGCTCCCGGCCGGCGGGGGAGACGGCGACGGAACTCCCGAACGCGTTCCGGCGCTCGTGCCCGAGGGGAGCCCCGCCTGAAGCTCGTCGTCGCGATCGTCCGACCCGAGCGCCTCTCCGACATCCTGGAGGCGCTCTTCCGGGCGGACGTCCGCGGCCTCACTCTCCATCGCGTCGAAGGGCACGGCGGGGAAACCGACCGCGTGGCGACCTACCGCGGAACGACCGTGAAGATGGAGCTCTCGGAAAAAGTCCGGCTCGAGATCGGCGTCTCCGATTCCTTCGTCGAGACGACCGTCGCCGCGATCGTTTCCGGCGCGCGGACCGGCGAGGTGGGCGA
Encoded here:
- a CDS encoding P-II family nitrogen regulator, with protein sequence MKLVVAIVRPERLSDILEALFRADVRGLTLHRVEGHGGETDRVATYRGTTVKMELSEKVRLEIGVSDSFVETTVAAIVSGARTGEVGDGKIFVLPVEKVYRIRTGEEDQQAVTPVG